One window of Pseudomonas urmiensis genomic DNA carries:
- the znuB gene encoding zinc ABC transporter permease subunit ZnuB, protein MADFLLYALLAGLSLAVVAGPLGSFVVWRRMAYFGDTLSHAALLGVALGFVLDVSPALAVTVGCLLLAILLVTLQQRQPLASDTLLGILAPSTLSLGLVVLSFMHDVRIDLMAYLFGDLLAISPTDLGWILGGSALVLLLLGALWRPLLAITVHEELAMVEGLPVAALRMALMLLIAVVIAVAMKIVGVLLITSLLIIPAAAAQRHARSPEQMALGASLLGITAVCGGLAMSWFKDTPAGPSIVVCAAVLFLLSLAVPKR, encoded by the coding sequence ATGGCTGATTTTCTTCTCTACGCCCTGCTCGCGGGACTGTCCTTGGCTGTGGTGGCCGGCCCCCTGGGGTCTTTCGTGGTCTGGCGGCGGATGGCCTACTTCGGCGATACCCTGTCCCACGCCGCTTTACTCGGGGTAGCACTGGGTTTCGTGCTGGACGTGAGCCCAGCGTTGGCGGTGACGGTTGGCTGCCTGTTGCTGGCGATCCTGCTGGTGACCCTGCAACAACGTCAGCCGCTGGCCTCCGACACCTTGCTCGGCATCCTCGCACCCAGCACCTTGTCGCTGGGCCTGGTGGTGCTGAGCTTCATGCACGATGTGCGCATCGACCTGATGGCCTATCTGTTCGGCGACCTGCTGGCGATCAGCCCGACTGACCTGGGCTGGATCCTCGGCGGCAGTGCGCTGGTCCTGCTGCTGCTCGGTGCACTGTGGCGGCCACTGCTGGCGATCACCGTGCACGAAGAGCTGGCGATGGTCGAAGGCCTGCCGGTGGCGGCCCTGCGCATGGCGCTGATGCTGTTGATCGCGGTCGTGATTGCCGTGGCGATGAAGATCGTCGGCGTGTTGCTGATCACCTCGTTGCTGATCATTCCAGCGGCTGCGGCGCAGCGTCACGCCCGCTCGCCCGAGCAGATGGCGCTGGGCGCCAGCCTGCTGGGGATCACGGCGGTATGCGGCGGCCTGGCGATGTCCTGGTTCAAGGACACCCCGGCCGGCCCATCGATCGTGGTCTGCGCGGCGGTGCTATTCTTGCTGAGCCTGGCGGTGCCGAAGCGCTGA
- a CDS encoding DUF2782 domain-containing protein produces MRTLNRLLLLGLLATTPIVTQAADDAPSADPDVTIRTEGDRTIQEYRQNGFLYAIKITPKNGKPYFLVRADGSDGNFIRSDQPDMLIPSWKIFEW; encoded by the coding sequence ATGCGGACACTCAATCGCCTGTTACTGCTCGGCCTTCTGGCAACCACGCCTATCGTCACCCAGGCGGCGGACGACGCCCCATCGGCAGATCCCGATGTGACCATTCGCACGGAAGGCGATCGAACCATTCAGGAGTACCGTCAAAACGGCTTCCTGTATGCGATCAAAATCACGCCGAAAAACGGCAAACCTTATTTCCTGGTACGCGCCGACGGCTCCGACGGCAATTTCATTCGATCCGACCAGCCGGACATGCTGATTCCGTCGTGGAAGATCTTCGAGTGGTAA
- a CDS encoding methionine ABC transporter permease, giving the protein MDALNFFANVDWAEIWLATIDTMIMLFGSLFFTVLLGLPLGVLLFLCGPRQMFEQKGVYALLSLVVNILRSLPFIILLIVMIPITVLITGTSLGVAGAIPPLVVGATPFFARLVETALREVDRGIIEATQSMGATTRQIITNALLPEARPGIFAAITVTAITLVSYTAMAGVVGAGGLGDLAIRFGYQRFQTDVMIVTVVLLLILVQVLQSVGDKLVVHFSRK; this is encoded by the coding sequence ATGGACGCCCTGAATTTCTTTGCTAACGTCGACTGGGCCGAAATCTGGCTCGCCACCATCGACACCATGATCATGCTGTTCGGCTCGCTGTTCTTCACCGTGCTGCTGGGCCTGCCGCTGGGCGTGCTGCTGTTCCTGTGCGGACCGCGGCAGATGTTCGAGCAGAAGGGTGTGTACGCGCTGCTGTCGCTGGTGGTCAACATCCTGCGCTCGCTGCCGTTCATCATCCTGCTGATCGTGATGATCCCGATCACCGTGCTGATCACCGGCACCTCGCTGGGCGTCGCCGGGGCTATCCCGCCACTGGTGGTCGGGGCCACGCCGTTCTTCGCTCGTCTGGTGGAAACCGCCCTGCGTGAAGTGGACCGCGGCATCATCGAAGCGACCCAGTCGATGGGCGCCACTACCCGCCAGATCATCACCAACGCACTGCTGCCAGAGGCCCGTCCGGGTATCTTTGCCGCGATCACCGTGACGGCCATTACCCTGGTGTCGTACACCGCGATGGCCGGCGTGGTCGGTGCCGGCGGGCTGGGTGACCTGGCGATCCGCTTCGGCTACCAGCGGTTCCAGACTGACGTCATGATCGTGACCGTGGTGCTGCTGCTGATCCTGGTTCAAGTTCTGCAAAGCGTCGGCGACAAACTGGTCGTGCACTTTTCCCGTAAGTAA
- the katE gene encoding catalase HPII encodes MPSKNPDAPRESQLAGTQTPDRANTNAKLQSLENFRGDATGEALRTNQGVKIADNQNSLKAGARGPSLLEDFIMREKITHFDHERIPERIVHARGTGAHGYFQSYGDHAELTKAGFLRDPEKITPVFVRFSTVQGPRGSGDTVRDVRGFAVKFYTDEGNFDLVGNNMPVFFIQDAIKFPDFVHAVKPEPHNEIPTGGSAHDTFWDFVSLVPESAHMVIWAMSDRAIPRSLRMMEGFGVHTFRLINAEGVASFVKFHWKPRQGVHSVLWDEAQKLAGKDTDYHRRDLWEAIETGDYPEWELGVQIVPEADEHKFDFDLLDPTKIIPEELVPVTPLGKMVLNRNPDNFFAEVEQIAFCPGHIVPGIDFTNDPLLQGRLFSYTDTQISRLGGPNFHEIPINRPVAPNHNGQRDALHRMTIDKGRASYEPNSIDGGWPKETPPAPQDGGFESYQERIDANKIRQRSDSFSDHFSQARLFFQSMSAHEQQHIIKAYSFELGKVEREHIRAREVNEILANIDLKLAAAVAANLGLPVPKKGTVQVKGSKLAKSPALSQMNHPGSVGIKGRKIALLVADGVDGADVDRLVKALEAQSARPLLLGPSSAPVKTADGQALAVDASMEGMPSVLVDGVLVPAGKASLQALGESGLAKHYLLEAYKHLKAIGVAKDAKALLDKLGLKEDKGLLVGDDQKAVDAFVKAVEGHRVWEREAAAESVPA; translated from the coding sequence ATGCCCAGCAAGAACCCCGACGCCCCCCGTGAAAGCCAGCTCGCCGGCACCCAGACCCCCGACCGCGCCAACACCAATGCCAAGCTGCAGAGCCTGGAAAACTTCCGTGGCGATGCTACCGGCGAAGCGTTGCGCACCAATCAGGGGGTGAAGATAGCCGACAACCAGAACTCTCTCAAAGCCGGCGCGCGCGGGCCTTCGCTGCTCGAAGACTTCATCATGCGCGAGAAGATCACCCACTTCGACCATGAGCGCATTCCCGAGCGTATCGTTCACGCCCGTGGCACCGGTGCGCATGGTTACTTTCAGAGCTATGGCGACCATGCCGAGCTGACCAAGGCTGGGTTCCTGCGCGATCCAGAGAAAATCACCCCGGTGTTCGTGCGCTTTTCCACAGTGCAGGGGCCGCGTGGCTCTGGCGACACGGTGCGCGACGTGCGCGGTTTTGCCGTGAAGTTCTACACCGATGAGGGCAATTTCGACCTGGTTGGCAACAACATGCCGGTGTTCTTTATCCAGGATGCGATCAAGTTTCCCGACTTTGTCCATGCGGTGAAGCCCGAACCGCACAACGAGATCCCCACTGGAGGCTCGGCCCACGACACCTTCTGGGACTTCGTCTCGCTGGTGCCGGAGTCGGCGCACATGGTCATCTGGGCCATGTCTGACCGCGCCATTCCGCGCAGCCTGCGGATGATGGAAGGCTTTGGCGTGCATACCTTCCGCCTGATCAACGCCGAGGGTGTGGCCAGCTTCGTCAAATTCCACTGGAAGCCCCGTCAGGGTGTGCACTCGGTATTGTGGGACGAAGCGCAAAAACTGGCAGGCAAAGACACCGACTACCATCGCCGTGACCTGTGGGAAGCGATCGAAACGGGTGACTATCCGGAGTGGGAGCTGGGCGTACAGATCGTGCCGGAGGCGGATGAGCACAAGTTCGACTTCGACCTGCTCGACCCGACCAAGATCATCCCCGAAGAGCTGGTGCCGGTGACCCCGCTGGGCAAGATGGTGCTCAACCGCAACCCGGACAACTTCTTTGCCGAGGTCGAGCAGATCGCCTTCTGCCCCGGACACATCGTGCCGGGTATCGACTTCACCAACGACCCGCTCTTGCAGGGCCGGCTGTTCTCCTACACCGATACCCAGATCAGCCGCCTGGGTGGGCCGAACTTCCATGAAATCCCGATCAACCGCCCGGTTGCGCCCAATCACAACGGTCAGCGCGATGCCTTGCACCGCATGACCATCGACAAGGGGCGCGCCTCCTACGAGCCCAACAGTATCGACGGCGGCTGGCCTAAGGAAACCCCACCAGCCCCGCAAGATGGCGGATTCGAGAGCTATCAGGAGCGTATCGACGCCAACAAGATCCGCCAACGCAGTGACTCGTTCAGCGACCACTTCTCGCAGGCGCGGTTGTTCTTCCAGAGCATGAGCGCGCATGAGCAACAGCACATCATCAAGGCCTACAGCTTTGAGTTGGGCAAAGTTGAGCGCGAGCATATTCGAGCGCGCGAGGTGAACGAGATTCTCGCCAACATCGATCTGAAGTTGGCGGCGGCAGTGGCGGCCAACCTGGGTTTGCCGGTGCCGAAGAAGGGCACGGTGCAGGTCAAGGGTTCGAAACTGGCCAAATCGCCGGCGTTGAGCCAGATGAATCACCCCGGCAGTGTGGGGATCAAGGGGCGCAAGATCGCCCTGCTGGTGGCCGATGGGGTCGATGGCGCGGATGTCGACAGGTTGGTCAAGGCGCTGGAAGCGCAAAGTGCCCGGCCGTTGCTGTTGGGGCCGAGTTCGGCGCCAGTGAAGACTGCCGATGGCCAGGCGCTGGCGGTGGATGCGTCGATGGAGGGAATGCCGTCGGTGCTGGTCGACGGGGTTTTGGTTCCGGCTGGCAAGGCTTCGCTGCAGGCGCTGGGTGAAAGTGGCCTGGCCAAGCATTACTTGCTTGAGGCCTATAAGCACCTCAAGGCGATAGGCGTGGCTAAGGACGCCAAGGCATTGCTGGACAAGCTGGGGCTCAAGGAAGACAAGGGGTTGCTGGTCGGAGATGATCAGAAAGCAGTCGATGCCTTCGTCAAGGCAGTGGAAGGGCATCGAGTCTGGGAGCGCGAGGCGGCCGCTGAATCTGTTCCGGCGTGA
- a CDS encoding methionine ABC transporter ATP-binding protein yields MIEFQHVHKTYRVAGRDIPALNPTSLTIENGQVFGLIGHSGAGKSTLLRLINRLEAPSGGKIIVDGEDVTAFDANQLRGFRQQVGMIFQHFNLLASKTVADNVALPLLLAGELSRAEIDKRVTELLARVGLQDHAKKYPAQLSGGQKQRVGIARALSTRPKILLCDEATSALDPQTTASVLQLLAEINRELKLTIVLITHEMDVIRRVCDRVAVMDAGQIVEQGPVAEVFLHPQHPTTKRFVQEDEQVDEGEQRDDFAHVPGRIVRLTFQGEATYAPLLGTVARETGVDYSILAGRIDRIKDVPYGQLTLAVTGGDMEAAFDRFKAADVHMEVLR; encoded by the coding sequence GTGATCGAGTTTCAACATGTGCACAAGACCTACCGCGTCGCCGGTAGGGACATCCCCGCCCTCAATCCGACCAGCCTGACCATTGAAAATGGCCAAGTGTTCGGCCTGATCGGCCACTCCGGCGCCGGCAAGAGCACCTTGCTGCGCCTGATCAACCGCCTTGAAGCGCCAAGCGGCGGCAAGATCATCGTCGATGGCGAAGACGTCACCGCGTTCGACGCCAACCAGCTGCGCGGCTTCCGCCAGCAGGTCGGGATGATCTTCCAGCACTTCAACCTGCTGGCCTCCAAGACCGTTGCCGACAACGTCGCCTTGCCGCTGCTGCTCGCCGGCGAGCTGTCGCGTGCCGAGATCGACAAGCGCGTGACTGAATTGCTCGCCCGCGTTGGCCTGCAAGACCACGCCAAGAAGTACCCGGCCCAGTTGTCTGGCGGGCAGAAGCAGCGCGTCGGTATCGCCCGCGCCCTGTCGACCCGGCCGAAGATCCTGCTGTGCGACGAGGCCACCAGTGCCCTCGACCCGCAAACCACCGCCTCGGTGCTGCAGCTGCTGGCGGAGATCAACCGCGAACTGAAGCTGACCATCGTCCTGATCACCCATGAAATGGACGTGATCCGCCGGGTCTGCGACCGCGTGGCGGTGATGGACGCCGGCCAGATCGTCGAACAAGGGCCGGTGGCCGAGGTGTTCCTGCACCCACAGCACCCGACCACCAAGCGCTTCGTCCAGGAAGACGAGCAAGTCGATGAGGGCGAGCAACGCGACGACTTCGCCCACGTGCCAGGGCGCATCGTGCGCCTGACCTTCCAGGGTGAAGCCACCTACGCGCCGCTGCTGGGCACTGTGGCCCGCGAAACCGGTGTCGACTACAGCATCCTGGCCGGGCGTATCGACCGCATCAAGGATGTCCCCTATGGGCAGCTGACCCTGGCCGTGACTGGCGGCGACATGGAGGCGGCGTTCGACCGCTTCAAGGCAGCTGATGTACATATGGAGGTACTGCGTTGA
- a CDS encoding homoserine kinase yields the protein MSVFTPVSRPELETFLAPYELGRLLDFQGIAAGTENSNFFVSLEQGEFVLTLIERGPAEDMPFFIDLLDVLHQADMPVPYAVRDREGNGLRELNGKPALLQPRLSGKHIKVPNNQHCAQVGELLAHIHLATRDNTLERKTDRGLDWMLESGAELISHLSEAQQRLLQPALDEIAAHKAQLLALPRANLHADLFRDNVMFEGTHLTGLIDFYNACSGPMLYDIAITVNDWCLDDKSGIDLPRAQALLGAYAGLRPFTAAEAELWPVMLRVACVRFWLSRLIAAESFAGMDVMIHDPSEFEVRLAQRQQVALKLPFAL from the coding sequence ATGTCAGTTTTCACCCCTGTGTCCCGGCCCGAGCTGGAAACCTTTCTGGCGCCGTATGAGCTGGGCCGTCTGCTCGACTTCCAGGGCATTGCCGCCGGTACCGAGAACAGCAACTTCTTCGTCAGCCTCGAACAGGGTGAGTTCGTGCTGACGCTGATCGAACGCGGCCCTGCCGAAGACATGCCGTTCTTCATCGACCTGCTCGATGTGCTGCACCAAGCCGACATGCCAGTGCCTTACGCCGTGCGTGATCGCGAGGGTAATGGCCTGCGCGAGCTCAACGGCAAGCCGGCACTGTTGCAGCCACGACTGTCGGGTAAGCACATCAAGGTGCCGAACAATCAGCACTGTGCTCAAGTTGGCGAATTGTTGGCGCACATTCACCTGGCCACGCGCGACAACACCCTGGAGCGCAAGACCGACCGAGGTCTGGACTGGATGCTGGAGTCTGGCGCCGAGTTGATTTCGCACCTGAGCGAGGCGCAACAGCGCCTGTTGCAGCCTGCACTGGATGAGATCGCCGCACACAAGGCGCAGCTTCTCGCGCTACCACGGGCCAACCTGCACGCTGACCTGTTCCGCGACAACGTGATGTTCGAAGGCACCCACCTGACGGGGCTGATCGACTTCTACAACGCCTGCTCGGGGCCGATGCTGTATGACATCGCCATTACCGTGAATGACTGGTGCCTGGATGATAAGTCCGGCATCGACCTGCCACGCGCGCAGGCGCTGCTGGGGGCCTACGCCGGGCTGCGGCCGTTCACTGCGGCGGAAGCCGAGCTTTGGCCGGTGATGCTGCGGGTGGCCTGCGTGCGCTTCTGGCTGTCGCGCCTGATCGCAGCCGAGTCGTTTGCCGGGATGGATGTGATGATCCACGACCCGAGCGAGTTTGAGGTGCGACTGGCGCAGCGTCAGCAGGTGGCGTTGAAATTGCCGTTCGCGCTGTAA
- a CDS encoding PA5502 family lipoprotein, producing MKPFASRYLLVAVFSLFLAACSSAPVEQSTAPAQPDAWGQLEQSIASNELATAEDQLTALQAQSPDDARVEQYQRQLAEAYLRRSQIVLQKGDVNAAATALARARALMPRAPAITGGDAVAQARKAELERAEAALKAAEAKPKARVIDPSAPSTVVALKTTDSRAMRRQLDDIAADVVNYQCDVVFQVPRTDDAPWLKTLLEKRVRKLDSGFELKQKHEIQRSLPAQVVLVPHQG from the coding sequence ATGAAGCCGTTCGCCTCCCGTTATCTGCTTGTTGCCGTGTTTTCGTTGTTCCTGGCCGCGTGTTCCAGCGCCCCGGTCGAACAATCGACCGCGCCTGCCCAGCCTGATGCCTGGGGGCAACTGGAGCAGAGCATTGCCAGCAACGAGCTGGCCACAGCCGAAGATCAGTTGACCGCCTTGCAGGCGCAATCGCCTGACGATGCCCGTGTTGAACAGTATCAGCGGCAATTGGCCGAAGCCTATCTGCGCCGTAGCCAGATCGTGCTGCAAAAGGGCGATGTCAATGCTGCCGCCACTGCCCTGGCGCGTGCACGGGCACTGATGCCGCGTGCACCTGCCATCACCGGCGGTGATGCCGTGGCCCAGGCACGCAAGGCTGAGCTTGAGCGCGCGGAAGCTGCGCTCAAGGCGGCTGAGGCCAAGCCCAAGGCGCGAGTGATCGATCCGTCTGCGCCGAGCACTGTGGTGGCGCTGAAGACCACCGACAGCCGCGCCATGCGCCGCCAGCTCGATGACATTGCCGCGGATGTGGTGAATTATCAGTGCGACGTGGTCTTCCAGGTGCCGCGCACTGACGATGCGCCCTGGTTGAAAACCTTGCTGGAAAAGCGCGTGCGCAAGCTCGACAGTGGCTTTGAGCTGAAGCAGAAGCATGAAATTCAGCGCTCGCTGCCAGCGCAGGTGGTGCTGGTACCGCATCAGGGTTGA
- the znuC gene encoding zinc ABC transporter ATP-binding protein ZnuC, producing MSDALIRLEQVGVTFAGEAVLDNIDLAVAPGQIVTLIGPNGAGKTTLVRAVLGLLKPHRGKVWRKPKLRIGYMPQKIQVDPTLPLSVLRFLRLVPGVDRAAAVSALQEVGAEQVIDNPIQNISGGEMQRVLLARALLREPQLLVLDEPVQGVDVVGQTELYNLITRLRDRHGCGVLMVSHDLHLVMSTTDQVVCLNRHVCCSGHPEQVSGDPAFVELFGQNAPSLAIYHHHHDHSHDLHGSVVAPGTHVHGEHCKHG from the coding sequence ATGAGCGATGCACTGATCCGCCTCGAACAGGTCGGGGTCACGTTCGCAGGCGAAGCGGTTCTGGACAACATTGACCTGGCAGTGGCGCCTGGCCAGATCGTCACCCTGATCGGCCCCAATGGCGCCGGCAAGACCACCCTGGTGCGTGCCGTGCTGGGCCTGCTCAAGCCCCATCGGGGCAAGGTCTGGCGCAAGCCCAAGCTGCGCATCGGCTACATGCCGCAGAAGATCCAGGTCGACCCGACGCTGCCGCTGTCGGTACTGCGCTTCTTGCGCCTGGTGCCCGGTGTAGACCGCGCGGCAGCCGTTTCAGCGTTGCAGGAAGTGGGCGCCGAACAGGTCATCGACAACCCGATCCAGAACATCTCCGGTGGTGAGATGCAGCGTGTGCTGCTGGCCCGGGCGCTGCTGCGCGAGCCGCAACTGCTGGTGCTCGACGAGCCGGTGCAGGGCGTCGACGTGGTCGGCCAGACCGAGCTGTACAACCTGATCACCCGCCTGCGCGACCGCCACGGCTGCGGCGTGCTGATGGTCTCGCACGACCTGCACCTAGTGATGAGCACCACCGACCAGGTGGTCTGTCTGAACCGCCATGTGTGCTGCTCGGGCCATCCGGAGCAGGTCAGTGGCGACCCAGCCTTCGTCGAGCTGTTCGGCCAGAACGCACCTAGCCTGGCGATCTACCACCACCATCACGATCACAGCCACGACCTGCATGGCTCGGTGGTCGCCCCCGGCACCCATGTTCACGGAGAGCACTGCAAGCATGGCTGA
- a CDS encoding zinc ABC transporter substrate-binding protein — METLLCYLFLTSRVFTVPRFLVLFVAFFACSAQADVRVLTSIKPLQQIAAAVQDGVGSPDVLLPPGASPHHYALRPSDVRRVGDADLLYWIGPDMENFLPRVLNARSKPSVAVQSLPGMQLRHFGEDSHSHDEGGHDDHDDHDHDHRPGSLDAHLWLSSVNARVIAAKMAADLAKVDPANAARYQGNLKAFDERLDALDQRIKARVAGVANKPYFVFHEAFDYFEANYGLKHTGVFSVASEVQPGAQHVAAMRKRLQEVGKTCVFSEPPLRPRLAETLTAGLPVRLAELDALGGTDPVDGKGYERLLEKLGSDLAGCLEQL; from the coding sequence ATGGAGACGTTATTATGTTACCTGTTTCTGACAAGTCGAGTATTCACCGTGCCCCGTTTCCTTGTCCTTTTTGTCGCTTTTTTCGCCTGTTCTGCCCAGGCTGACGTCCGCGTGCTGACCAGCATCAAGCCCTTGCAGCAGATTGCCGCGGCGGTGCAAGACGGCGTTGGCAGCCCTGACGTGCTGCTGCCGCCTGGTGCCTCGCCGCACCACTACGCCTTGCGCCCTTCCGACGTACGGCGCGTGGGCGATGCGGACCTGTTGTACTGGATCGGCCCGGACATGGAAAACTTCCTGCCGCGCGTCCTCAACGCCCGCAGCAAGCCAAGCGTTGCCGTGCAGTCGCTGCCCGGCATGCAACTGCGCCACTTTGGCGAGGACAGCCATTCGCACGATGAAGGTGGGCACGACGACCATGACGATCACGACCATGATCACCGCCCAGGCAGCCTGGATGCGCATTTGTGGTTGTCGTCGGTCAATGCGCGGGTGATTGCCGCGAAGATGGCCGCAGACCTGGCCAAGGTCGATCCAGCCAATGCGGCGCGTTACCAGGGCAATCTCAAAGCCTTCGACGAGCGGCTGGACGCGTTGGACCAGCGTATCAAGGCACGCGTGGCTGGGGTGGCCAACAAGCCGTACTTCGTGTTCCACGAGGCCTTCGACTACTTCGAGGCCAACTATGGCCTCAAGCACACTGGGGTATTTAGCGTTGCCTCGGAAGTGCAGCCAGGGGCGCAGCACGTGGCGGCGATGCGCAAGCGCCTGCAGGAAGTGGGCAAGACGTGTGTATTCAGCGAGCCGCCGCTGCGCCCGCGTTTGGCTGAGACGCTGACTGCCGGGTTACCGGTGCGCCTGGCCGAGCTGGATGCCTTGGGTGGCACGGACCCTGTGGATGGCAAGGGCTATGAGCGCTTGCTGGAGAAGCTGGGCAGCGATCTGGCGGGGTGCCTGGAGCAATTGTGA
- the zur gene encoding zinc uptake transcriptional repressor Zur: MSITPLAHRPHDHSHCVHSALAEADAICIRQGLRLTALRRRVLELVWQSHKPLGAYDILAVLSEQDGRRAAPPTVYRALDFLLENGLVHRIASLNAFIGCSHPEHAHQGQFLICRACHVAIELEQDSISGAIVASAKAVGFSVETQTVEVVGLCGNCRGAA; encoded by the coding sequence ATGTCCATCACGCCGCTGGCTCACCGTCCCCACGACCATTCCCATTGCGTGCACAGCGCCCTGGCCGAAGCCGATGCCATCTGCATCCGCCAAGGCCTGCGCCTGACTGCCTTGCGCCGCCGGGTGCTGGAGCTGGTCTGGCAGAGCCACAAGCCGCTGGGCGCCTACGACATCCTCGCAGTGCTCAGTGAGCAGGACGGCCGCCGCGCAGCGCCGCCAACCGTGTACCGGGCGCTGGATTTCCTCCTGGAAAACGGCCTGGTGCACCGCATCGCCTCGCTCAACGCGTTTATCGGCTGCAGCCATCCTGAGCACGCGCACCAGGGTCAGTTCTTGATCTGCCGCGCATGCCACGTGGCCATCGAGCTTGAGCAAGACAGCATCAGCGGCGCCATCGTCGCCAGCGCCAAGGCCGTCGGTTTCAGCGTCGAAACCCAGACCGTGGAAGTGGTGGGCCTGTGCGGCAACTGCCGAGGCGCGGCATGA